The genomic region CACCGGTTATCATCCCGAGCGCCCATGAACGACGAGACGGAGATCGCGATCGCGCTGAAGTACGACAAGGAGAAGGACTCCGCGCCGCGCGTCGTGGCCAAGGGGATGCGCATCAAGGCGGAGAAGATCCGGGAGATCGCCCGCCAGTACAACATCCCCATCATGAAGAACGTGCCGCTGGCCAACGCCCTCTACCGCATCGACGTGGGCAACGAGGTGCCGGAGGAGCTCTACGACGCGGTGGCCGAGGTCCTCAACTTCGTCTACGCCCTGCAACAGGAGCAGCAGGCGGGCGGCCGGCGCTGATGGGGGCTGGACGGCGGAACCCCTTCTGAGGTGAGGTTGCAGCATGGCGAAGATAAACAACCAGCCCCCGAAAGCCCCGCTCTGGCCATGGGGTGGGCCGCGCAGCGTCCGCGAGAAGCTCGTCGACCCGTCGCAGCTCAACCGCAAGAAGCTCAAGAAGGCGGGCAACCCGAAGAACCCGGCGCTGGCCTCGGCGGCGCTGCTGGACTTCATCGGGCCGGCGCATTCCTCCGAGGAGCTGCGGCTGCCCACGCCGCCCAACCCTCGCGACTATGACGCGCCGCTCGAGGGTTTCTCGGACCGCCCCCACCTGGAGTCGGTGGCCGAGCGCGGGGAGAACGAGCAGCGCCAGATGCTGGAGCGCGGCCTGGCCCGCATCAACGCGCCGCCGGACCGCATGGACAGGCTCAAGGCGCTGCTGCAGCGCGAGTCGCAGATGCTGTCGCTGATGGGGCACCTGCACGCCGAGGTGCAGGAGATCCAGCGCCGCATGCGCGAGGAACAGAAGGACGAGGGCTACTAGCGCCATGGCCGCACCCAATCCCAACAACCCCCAGGACGAGGCGAAGCTGGTTGC from Hyalangium gracile harbors:
- a CDS encoding EscU/YscU/HrcU family type III secretion system export apparatus switch protein; translated protein: MNDETEIAIALKYDKEKDSAPRVVAKGMRIKAEKIREIARQYNIPIMKNVPLANALYRIDVGNEVPEELYDAVAEVLNFVYALQQEQQAGGRR